The Chryseobacterium glaciei DNA window TGATGACATAAAAAAGAGGCTTTTAGTAAGCCTCTTTTTGTTTTAATACTACTTGGGATATTGTTTTATTGTGTTTTTGACAGGATTTCATCCTGCCCTTTGTTAAGTCGCCACTTCGTGGCTCCCATTTTTAATGTCCGAAGATATCTTTTAAAGTCAATTCTTTAAACTCTCCCATTTGGTTGACGGCTTCCATATTCAGGTTTTCTCGTTTCCCAATAATGGCGGTATTGAAATGAACAGGTTTTATTTCGGTCTGATAAAACTGCTTCACATCATCAAATTTCAGACTTTGAATCTGCTGATAAATATCTTTCCTAAAATCATGCGAAATGCCTATTTTTTTTAACCTTAAGGTATTGAAGAAAATAGTAGTTCGTGTAATTCTTGTTGATGCAATTTGTTTTAAGGCGGCATTTCTGGCATTTTCAAATTGAGTTGGTACTTCAGGAAGTTCACTCATCAATTCGCTCATTGTGTCAACTGCAATCTGCAATTTATCGGGCTGTGTTCCGATGTATGTCGTAATATAATCCGGATGTCCCGATTCCGCGTTGGCAGCATAAGAAACGTATGCAGAATACGCCAAACTCTTGCTCTCACGGATTTCCTGAAAAACAATGGACGACAATCCTCTTCCGAAATATTCATTGAAAACATTGATTTTTCCGAAGTTTGCGGTGTTGACTTCATTTCCTCTTCCAATTTTACTCATTTCCATTTGAACCATGTCATAGTTCATGAAATAGACATTTCCTTTAGTTTCCGGTTCAGGATATTTTTTAGGCTCAGGAATTTGAAGACTTGCCGTTTCAATATATTTTTCAATATAATTAGTAAAGTTTTCAAAGTTTTTCCCGTAGAAAAATAGTTGATAAGGATAATCAAACAGTTTTTTCATTTTGTCTGTAAACACTTCAACATTCGTACTTTCCAATTCTTCTTTAGAAATAATATCTGTAAAACGTGAAAATTCGCCGAGCTTTGTATAGTTCGTCAAAGCCGTCATAATACGGTTTTTATCTTTTTTTACCGCTTCACGATTTTCAAGAATGGTTTCCACAAACTGATTGTAAATTTCCTGATCTGGCTTTACGTTATGCATCCAGTGTTGAAGCAATTCAATTCCCTGTTCAAGGTTTTCTTCTAATCCGCTCAATGAGATCAAAAGTTGATCGGCAGAGGTTTTAAAATCGTTGCTTACTCCAATTTTAAAGAACTCTTTTTTAAGATCTTCGGGAGAAAATTTTTCCGTACCGAGATATTGAAGAACTTGGGTAGAAATCCCCAAATCTCTGTCGTGATCGCTTCCAAAAGGAAAAATAAAGTGAGCCTGAGCAATTTCATTATATTTATTTTTAACGAAACTCAGTTTCTTATCTTTAACCGTAGCTGTTTTTATTTCTTTTTGATAATCAATAAATTCAGGTTGAATATCTGCTGTTTTTTCTGCTAAAATCTCCTGTAAAAATTCAGATTGCGCTTCACGGTTGATTTTTATTGGCGTAATTCCAGGGTTATCAACTCTTAATAATTTATCGTTAACTCCTTTTTCTTTGTTGATGATAACGTAATTATCTTTAAAGAACTCATTCGAAAAATCTACAACTTCTTCTTTGGTAACGGTAGAATATTCATCCATCTCGCTCAGTTCCTGTTCCCAAGTTCTGCCTTTGATGTAAGTATCATAAAGATTTGTTGCAAGGCCATCAGCTGTTTCCAACGCTTTCATTCTTTGAAGTTTAAAATCGTTGATGATGGCAGGAAGCATCCAATCCGGAAAATCTCCTTTTTTCAGCAATTCGATCTGCTCCAATACCATTTCTTTGGCTTCATTCAACGTTTGCATTTCTTTTGGAACGGCAACAATTGAAAAATATCCGTATTCTTTCAACCCAACCGAAAAAGCCTGTGCCCAAAGCATTCTTTGCGTCTGGTTAATATTTAAATCTAATAATCCAGCTTCTCCTCTATTGCTTAAAATATTTGCTACAATATCGGCTAATATCGCTTCTCGGCTTCCATAGCTCCCGGTTCTCCAAGCCAATTGAGTTCTCGGAGTTGTCGGACTTTTTACTGTTCTTTCTACAATCTCAGTAAGTGGTTTTTCAATGATTGGGCTCTTCTTTGGTAATTCTTTGTAAGGAATTGCTTCAAAATACTGATCTACAAGCTGAATTGTTTCTTCAAAATCCAGATCACCCACGAAAACCATTGCATAATTATTAGGAACATAATATTCATCAAAATATTTATGAATAGCCTTCATAGAAGGATTTTTCAAATGTTCCGGTTTTCCTAAAGTCGTTTGCTGACCATTCGGATGGGTTGGAAAAAGAGCATCCATCAGCTCATAATTCACCAACCTTGAATCATTATCCTGCGCTCTGTTGAACTCTTCGTAAACTGATTCTAATTCAGTGTGAAAAAGTCTTAACGTTAATTCAGAAAATCTTTCTTTCTCGACTTTCAGCCATTTTTCAAGTTCATTATTCGGAATGTTATTTTTGTAAACAGTTTCGTCAAACCAAGTGTGGGCGTTCGTTCCGCTTGCGCCTAATGAAGAAATTACCTTATCATATTCATTTGCAATCGCATACTGACTCGCTTCCTGAGAAACTTCATCTATTTTTGTATAGATTTCTTTCTTTTTTTCAGGGTCTTGTTCTGTTTTATGTTGCTCGTATAAGTCAGAAATCTGGTCTAATAAAACCTTTTCCTTTTCCCAGTTTTGAGTTCCTAATTTTGAAGTTCCCTTAAACATCATATGTTCAAGATAATGTGCCAACCCTGTATTGTCAGCCGGATCGTTATTACTTCCAGTTCTCACAGGAATGTAGGTCTGAATCCTCGGAGCATCAAAATTCTGAGCAAGAAAAACCTTCAACCCGTTTTTTAGGGTATAAATTCTTACTTTATTTTCGTCCTGAGTTATGGTAGTATATTCGTAGTTATTTTTATCGGTATGAATCGTCTCCTTATATCTTTTGTCGGTCATATATAAATTCATTTTCATTCTTTTAAGATTAGAATGTATACAAATGTAAGCAATCAAAAAAGAACACTTTCTACTTTTCCTATTATTACATCTATTGCAACGATAATTAATTATGAATTACTTATTTCCAATTACTTATTATTTATTTTTCAGGAGCTATTTCGCGCTATCCACTCATACTCCTCACGCCAGCGCTCCCAACACCAAACCCTCCAACTTTCCCACTTCCTGTTGCGGGGTAACCGTTACTATCGCGGCTAGGCTTTTGTCTGTAAATTATTATGCAACCATCCAATCAAAGATTTTTTTCATTGAACTTTTATATTATTTTTCTTCCAAAAAGCCTTGGCAAGGTTTAAAACCTTGCCAAGGCTCCCCAACAACAAAATCCATCCTTTCCTTCTCACCTTTCTTAGCCTTTTTCCAAAATAATTATCTAAGTTTGCATTAAGTTTTCCCAAAATTACAACCATGTCCGGAAACATTCTGATCATCGATGATGAGATCAAGCTCCTGAAATTATTAGGAATGATCCTTTCCCAAGAAAATTTTAACGTAAAAGAAGCTTCCACAGCGCGTTCTGCAATGACGATGTTGGAGCAATATGACTTTGATGTTGTGTTGAGCGACGTCCGGCTTCCCGATGCTTTCGGAGTTGATCTTGTGAAATCTATCAAAGCAAAATATCCTCATCTGGAAATTATTTTAATGACCGCTTTCGGAAATATCACGGATGCTGTTCAGGCGATGAAAAACGGAGCTTACGATTATTTAGTAAAAGGTGATGATAACGAGAAAATTATTCCGTTGGTCTATAAAACGTTGGAAAAAGCAAAAGACAATAAATCCAAGATTGTTCAAAAAAGCAATATTCAAAAAGGATTCAATCAAATTATTGGAATTTCTCCTTTAATTATTCAGGCTAAAAAACTGGCAGAGAGAGTTGCCTTAACAGATGCAACCGTTCTTTTAACGGGCGAAACCGGAACCGGAAAAGAAGTTTTTGCTAACGCCATTCATGAAGGAAGCGACAGAAATAAAAATAATTTTGTAGCGATTAATTGCTCTGCATTCAGCAAAGAAATTTTAGAAAGCGAACTTTTCGGGCACAAGCAAGGCTCTTTTACCGGAGCTATAAAAGATAAAAAAGGTTTAGTAGAAGAAGCTAACGGCGGAACTTTATTTCTTGATGAAATTGGTGAAATGCCCATCGAGCTTCAGGCAAAATTACTTCGTGTCTTGGAAACCAAAGAATTCATGAGAATGGGTGAAACGAAGGTCTCCAAATCAGATTTCAGATTAATTGCTGCTACCAATAGAAATTTAGAAGACGAAATAAAACAGGCCCATTTCAGAGAAGATCTGTATTTCAGGTTGAATGTTTTCGAAATCAATCTTCCTCCCCTTCGTGAAAGAAAAGAGGATTTAAAAGTTTTAGCTAAAAATTTCATTGATATTTTTTCGAACAAACTGCATTTGTCCTCCGTTAATGTTTCCTCGGAATATTATAAAGAATTAGAAAAAAACGACTGGAAAGGAAATATCCGCGAATTAAGAAATACCA harbors:
- a CDS encoding M16 family metallopeptidase; translation: MNLYMTDKRYKETIHTDKNNYEYTTITQDENKVRIYTLKNGLKVFLAQNFDAPRIQTYIPVRTGSNNDPADNTGLAHYLEHMMFKGTSKLGTQNWEKEKVLLDQISDLYEQHKTEQDPEKKKEIYTKIDEVSQEASQYAIANEYDKVISSLGASGTNAHTWFDETVYKNNIPNNELEKWLKVEKERFSELTLRLFHTELESVYEEFNRAQDNDSRLVNYELMDALFPTHPNGQQTTLGKPEHLKNPSMKAIHKYFDEYYVPNNYAMVFVGDLDFEETIQLVDQYFEAIPYKELPKKSPIIEKPLTEIVERTVKSPTTPRTQLAWRTGSYGSREAILADIVANILSNRGEAGLLDLNINQTQRMLWAQAFSVGLKEYGYFSIVAVPKEMQTLNEAKEMVLEQIELLKKGDFPDWMLPAIINDFKLQRMKALETADGLATNLYDTYIKGRTWEQELSEMDEYSTVTKEEVVDFSNEFFKDNYVIINKEKGVNDKLLRVDNPGITPIKINREAQSEFLQEILAEKTADIQPEFIDYQKEIKTATVKDKKLSFVKNKYNEIAQAHFIFPFGSDHDRDLGISTQVLQYLGTEKFSPEDLKKEFFKIGVSNDFKTSADQLLISLSGLEENLEQGIELLQHWMHNVKPDQEIYNQFVETILENREAVKKDKNRIMTALTNYTKLGEFSRFTDIISKEELESTNVEVFTDKMKKLFDYPYQLFFYGKNFENFTNYIEKYIETASLQIPEPKKYPEPETKGNVYFMNYDMVQMEMSKIGRGNEVNTANFGKINVFNEYFGRGLSSIVFQEIRESKSLAYSAYVSYAANAESGHPDYITTYIGTQPDKLQIAVDTMSELMSELPEVPTQFENARNAALKQIASTRITRTTIFFNTLRLKKIGISHDFRKDIYQQIQSLKFDDVKQFYQTEIKPVHFNTAIIGKRENLNMEAVNQMGEFKELTLKDIFGH
- a CDS encoding sigma-54-dependent transcriptional regulator codes for the protein MSGNILIIDDEIKLLKLLGMILSQENFNVKEASTARSAMTMLEQYDFDVVLSDVRLPDAFGVDLVKSIKAKYPHLEIILMTAFGNITDAVQAMKNGAYDYLVKGDDNEKIIPLVYKTLEKAKDNKSKIVQKSNIQKGFNQIIGISPLIIQAKKLAERVALTDATVLLTGETGTGKEVFANAIHEGSDRNKNNFVAINCSAFSKEILESELFGHKQGSFTGAIKDKKGLVEEANGGTLFLDEIGEMPIELQAKLLRVLETKEFMRMGETKVSKSDFRLIAATNRNLEDEIKQAHFREDLYFRLNVFEINLPPLRERKEDLKVLAKNFIDIFSNKLHLSSVNVSSEYYKELEKNDWKGNIRELRNTIERSLILMNDNILDTESLPHYSEKVTSTEKDSLSMRSLEKEHIQKVIQYTKGNKAEAARLLEIGIATLYRKLEEYNLR